TCTGATTAATGCTCTTTTCTTGGGTATAGCCCTAATCAAAGCTGAGCTCCTTGGCATTCATCTTCCGGAGCTAGCCATGCAAATTAGCTTATGGATCATGGCTGCCTTATTCGCCTTCAACACCTTTGGGAATTTGATGTCTAAAAACCGTTTGGAAAAAATGATTTTCAGTCCCCTCACCATTCTACTCTGCGCCTTCTCATTGATTCTGGCTTTCGCTAGCTAGGCTTGATTCTCTAACCACCCAAAACAGGGCATAAATTTTATCTTGCAGCAATTATAATCTGCAATCTTGAAAAAGACACTTCCAGTACTCATATTTCTCATATCGTTACTAAGTATACAATTAAGTGGCCAACGACATGCAGATCCCTGGGAGGTCTATCGTGGTAAATACTGCTACTCCATTTCGCCTGCTGAATATATTGGAGATACCGTTAAAATATGGGCGGAAGGAGGCACCTACTCTGGCTTTTGCAATGGCAAATCTGAAAAGTTCGCATGGGCTTCAGACTCATTAAAAAAGCTCTGTGATTGTAATTACCGACCAAAAGAGGGTGAACTGGGTATAATCCGTTTCGCTTCTCCAGATTCTGAGGATCGAATTGGAATTGAAAACATCCTCTACCTCGCTGAATTTAACGGACATTTAGTTACAATTGGCTGTGGATCCATCATCGAAAAAGATAGCCTGAGCATAAGTGAACAGGATCGAAAGCTACAGCGACGTGATTCCGTGGAAAATGCAATTTATGCGAAAGGATGTGCTTTTAAAACGGCCTATTTCCAAGGCAGTCCCTATGCCGCAGGCACCTTCCCCATAGACAGGAAAGCAGAAAACCTTTGCTGCGAACTCCAGGCAAAAGATGTAGATACCTTATTACTTTTGAAAGCATTTTACGATAATCATGGTTTAGGCGAATCGAATTATGAAGCGGTGATTTGGACTGAAAATGGTCGCAGTTATTACCGAATATTTCAAAACATCAACAATCGCCTAATCCAATCAGCTAATCTAGACATCGACTTTAGGAAAGCAATTGATTTCTTTACCCAGCATCAGTCAAGCATATTAAACAGCGAACCCCAAAGCTTGGAAGCTTGGAGCCACCCTTTTACCTATCTCATACAGTTTAAAATAGGTAATAAGTTTTATCAAGAAAGCATAGCAGAATACAGCTTGGTTGGTAACCCAGAACACCCAAAAACCACTTGGATCAACCTAATCATGAGTCCTATTAAAGCTCATATCAAATCATGAACCGCCTAGCCTTCAGCCTTTCATTTGGCTTAATTTTTATATTGGGATACATCAGCTATGTCTTAATGTCGCATGGAAACCACATGGAGGATTTGATTTCCGAAAATCATCATTTAGATGCGGAAGAAATACGAATTCTAAGTAGCTCCCCCTCCCCTTCCGAACAATACATTTGCTATGAGTATAAGTTTAAAGATCACTTTTGGGGAAGCAGCCCAACATTCTATAGTATCATCCTGAATTCAGAAGAAGAAAAGGATCTTGAAAAAGGTCAAATTCCAATGGACTTACAGTTTATCGCATGGAATGATCAAAATGAGGCCATTCTTAAAAGTGATGAAACCACAGAAGATGAAAGTTTTCCGTGGCCTGATAATATTAATGGGGTAGCAGTAATAATACAGAAGTAGTCAGCCCTTACATTCACAAATCAACGATAGCGATATTTCAGTATTTACTTCGAAGAAGAACTACCCCAAAAAAAGACCAACAAACCCTAAGACTAAAAATAAGGTAAAGTATTTCAATTTCTCCAGTCTTGGCCATGAAAACCTACTGGAAGCTATTTTAAGTGCTCTAGTACCGAAGGCTTGAAGGAAGTTATTGACTTGAGTCAAAGCTCAAGCTTCCCTCTTCCATTAGGGATATACACTATAAAGATCACATCTACTACTAAGGAAACCCGCTCAAGAATTTTTAGAGTAAATTAATCAGCTCTATCCTCGTCGCAATATTATATTGCGACGAGGATGTTTTAACAACAGACATGAAATATTTACAGGCCTTCTTCCTCACTATTCTTCTATCAACTTCTCTCTTTAGCCAATCCCTTAAAGGCTGGCAAATTGACCTACATTCTGGGATTCAAACTGGCCTTAACGTGGAAGATCACAAAAACAGTTTAGTTCAATACGACCCAAGCTTAGCCGGCTTTGAAGTAGGATACCCCAGCAATGAGTTCCCATTATTAGGTGTTTTCGCAGGCATTAGCGCTAACTACGAACTAAAGCCCTATTTAAGCCTCAGCCTAAATTTCAACCAAGTAGGACTTTCTAAGGATAAGGGAACTGCAACAATCTCCAATGGAATGGGATTAACAGTTATTGAACAATCTCTTGATTTTAAATCTCAAAGGCTAGGACTTGACCTTAAAATTGACGCCCTCTATAAAAGTCCGTATGAAGAATTAAATTTAATTTTAGGTATCAACGGAAATATCATTTACAATCGAACGGTTAGCAAGGACATTGAGCAAGATTCCGCGAGATTCATTGTTTTAGGAAGCACCCGTACTATGCGTGAAATACGTTATATCAGTTTTAATATTGGCCTGGAATGGCGTGATTATTTTTCTGAGCACTTTGGATATTTCCTTCGCCTTAAATACATGCCAACAGTAAACACCTCAACTGCAAGCTTACTTTTCGAACATATTAATATCGATGGAAACACAGAACATCCAAGGTATGGACAAAGCATAAAACCCGGAACCGCTGGCTATCCTGCCGAATTCTTCTCTTTTGATATCTTATCCTTCAGCTTGGGCCTAAGCTACCAATGGTAATGATTTAACCATGAGAAGGATAGCATTCATCTCCCTTAGATATCCATCCTCTCTTCAAATAATCGACAGTCTAAGCGGAAGCCCATTGAAGGTACTTTTTAGACGAGATAGTTCAGCAAATAACACTTTAACTCATCAATTCAACGATAACGATATTTCACTATCATATTCAAGTGAGGCTCCTCTACCAAGCTTCCTAAACCATGGCCGCTGCCCAAGGATCGCCAGCTTTCCATTTTCGGATATTTATACCAGGTGCGCTGGTGCTCGCTACCCCGCAAATAATAGCGAATTCCGCCCATAGCCTTATACTCCGAATTCTGATGGATAAATTCCACCACCATGAAAAACGGCTCTTCAAATTTCAGCTGCCTAGCCTCCAGATTTAATTCTAAATAAGGACCGGAATAAGCGGTAATCAATATAGGTTCAATAGCCAACATTTGTCCGGGCATTGAATCTTGCCGTGTATAGAAGGAAAGGCGTACTACATTGTCCCCATTGCGAAGCTTTATTTTCAATTGATTCAATTGCAAGGGAAATTCGGTAGATCCGGGATCTATTAAATAGGCCATCTCCATTCCACTATTCGACCAGAGATTAATATCCGCATGCCGACCTTCCCAATCTACCTCCTTTTCGGAGCGCGGCTTGACCGTTACCGCTCCCAACATTTTCTGATCGGCTTTTAAATAGATATGCTCAGGTTCATTTGGCGACCAAGGCAAAAGATAGGATTGATAACCCATACAAGAAAAGACCAAGGTATCTCCATCCTTCACCTTAAGCGAAGCTTTGCCTTTCTCATCCGAATAATGCAGTCTGGCAGAACCGCGTTTCTGCACCTTTACATAGGGAATAAAACTGCTGTCTTGGGCATCGAAAAACTGAAAGGAACTTTGAGCTTGAATAGATTCTAATCCGATAATGGTAAAAATAAAGACGGTGCACAGAAAACCAGTTTTTCGCATAGAAATTGATTCAGACCTACTCTTAAAAAACGACAAGCTTCCACTTTTCATGCCTTCAGCATTTCCATTTCATCAATTATTGCTCATAACATTAGCAAGCTCATACAAGACTAAAAACAGGCGCTGTTTTTTAGCATCCAATTCTTGAAACTCTGAATTACGAAAATCCCTTAAGCCCGGCTTGCGATCTTTTGCTTCTATTCGACCGATTTGGAATTGACCATCCTGCCAAAGAATCACTTTTTTATTCATGCTTACCGGCCACTCCTTTTTATCCTCTATCTCTCTTACGATGAGTAAATCCAGAACGCGTCCCTGCTCATTAATCCAGGGCAAACCCGCATGAGGCTCAAAGGCCAGGTAATCTGACTTCAAAGCTGGCAGCGGCAAGCTTAGCTTTAAATAATGGTCCAGACTTTTTCCTTCGAAATAGTCATTGCGCTTTTCAGAGCTAATATAATAAACCGGACTAAAACTCAAGGGCATTTTTTTAGGACGTAATTGATTGCCATTGCTTTTTACATAGTCCTTTTTAAAGATGTCGAAATGAAAAAGATCGTTTACCGAAAGCTCCTTATTTAGCAAATCATCAGTTGAAATACCAAAATGCTTAGCAATTTCCATCAAAGTAGCAATCTTTGGCTCTGCCCTTCCTTCTTCATAAGCACCGATACTAGCCCGTTTCAAATCGAACAAATCAGCAAACTGACTCTGATTCATGTTTTTAACCGAACGTATCTTTTTAATATTCTTTCCAACGTATGACATATCCCAAAAATATTTTTGCTAATTCTTTTGGCAAAACTAAAAATATTAGTAGCTTAGCAGTGTAAAACTAAAAATAATAACATGAAAAGTGTGCTCTTCCTTTGGAAACGCCTTTTTGCCCCGGAGAAAAAACCTAATTTGGTACCTATCTACGCTAAGCAAGAATCGCAAAAAATCAAATTTCTGAAACCATGACCCATCACTTTGATCGAGTAAAAAACTACCTCATTGATCTGGACTACAACATTACTTACGAGAACGCCGAGGAGGAGGTTTTCGTAGTGGAATATCCAGATGCTGGAATATACAACCTGGTGATTGCTGTCGCCGACCCGATTCTCATCATGGAACAATTCCTTTTCGAATTGAAAGAGGGCAAACCGGAAGTCTTTCGCAAGCTTTTGGAAAAGAACCGCGACATCGTTCACGGTGCTTTCGCCCTCGATGAGACGGGGACTAGAGTGGTGTTTAGGGACACCTTACAATTGGAAAACATTGACCTGAACGAGATCGAGGGCTCGGTAAACTCCCTAGAACTGCTCCTCAGTGAGTATTCTGATGAATTAATTGAATTTTCTAAAAACTAAGACATGAGTATTTTCAAACGACTTTTCAGCATCGGTAAAGCAGAAGCTAATTCGGCCCTCGACAAATTAGAGGACCCCATTAAAATGACCGAACAAGGGATTCGCGATCTTAAAGTAGATCTCGATAAAGCCCTGCAATCTTTAGCCGAAATTAAGGCTCTTAGCATTCGTGCCCGCAACGACTCTAATACCTATCAGGCCAAAGCCAAAGACTACGAAAACAAAGCCATCGCCCTTTTACGCAAGGTTGAAAACGGTGAAATGGAAAGCAGCGAAGCCGACCGTTTAGCCGGTGAAGCCCTGAACAAGAAAAAGGAGAACGAAGCCTTGATGAATCAAGCGAAAGCTGACAAGGAAAAGTTCGATGGAAACATTGACTCCATGGACAGCAAGATCAAACGTCTTCGCCAGCAAATCAGTCAGTATGAAAACGAACTCAAAACCCTGAAAGCGCGGGTGAAAGTAAGTTCTGCTACTAAGAATATCAATAAGCAAATGGCTCAAATCGATTCTTCGAGCACCGTAAGCTTGCTAGAACGCATGAAAGACAAAGTAGCTGAAGAAGAAGCCCTGGCCGAAAGCTATGGCGACATTGCCAACGAAAGTCGCAGCCTCGACGAAGAGATCGATCGCGCCTTGGAAGACAGTGGCTCTGCCAGTGAAGATTTAGCTGCTTTAAAAGCAAAAATGGGTCTTAATAAAGACGCAAATCCAGAAGGCGAAGGCGAAGCCAAAGACCCGCAATAAAATTAAACCATGACCGACTTCCTCAACCAAATATTTAATGGAGCCAATGCCATCCCCACGGCATTGCTCCTCTTCGTGATCCTCTATTGGATTATCGTAATCCTGGGCTTTATCGGCACCGACTTTCTGGATATAGATCTG
The Croceimicrobium hydrocarbonivorans genome window above contains:
- a CDS encoding peptidase associated/transthyretin-like domain-containing protein produces the protein MRKTGFLCTVFIFTIIGLESIQAQSSFQFFDAQDSSFIPYVKVQKRGSARLHYSDEKGKASLKVKDGDTLVFSCMGYQSYLLPWSPNEPEHIYLKADQKMLGAVTVKPRSEKEVDWEGRHADINLWSNSGMEMAYLIDPGSTEFPLQLNQLKIKLRNGDNVVRLSFYTRQDSMPGQMLAIEPILITAYSGPYLELNLEARQLKFEEPFFMVVEFIHQNSEYKAMGGIRYYLRGSEHQRTWYKYPKMESWRSLGSGHGLGSLVEEPHLNMIVKYRYR
- a CDS encoding helix-turn-helix domain-containing protein, with translation MSYVGKNIKKIRSVKNMNQSQFADLFDLKRASIGAYEEGRAEPKIATLMEIAKHFGISTDDLLNKELSVNDLFHFDIFKKDYVKSNGNQLRPKKMPLSFSPVYYISSEKRNDYFEGKSLDHYLKLSLPLPALKSDYLAFEPHAGLPWINEQGRVLDLLIVREIEDKKEWPVSMNKKVILWQDGQFQIGRIEAKDRKPGLRDFRNSEFQELDAKKQRLFLVLYELANVMSNN
- a CDS encoding YbjN domain-containing protein: MTHHFDRVKNYLIDLDYNITYENAEEEVFVVEYPDAGIYNLVIAVADPILIMEQFLFELKEGKPEVFRKLLEKNRDIVHGAFALDETGTRVVFRDTLQLENIDLNEIEGSVNSLELLLSEYSDELIEFSKN
- a CDS encoding PspA/IM30 family protein, giving the protein MSIFKRLFSIGKAEANSALDKLEDPIKMTEQGIRDLKVDLDKALQSLAEIKALSIRARNDSNTYQAKAKDYENKAIALLRKVENGEMESSEADRLAGEALNKKKENEALMNQAKADKEKFDGNIDSMDSKIKRLRQQISQYENELKTLKARVKVSSATKNINKQMAQIDSSSTVSLLERMKDKVAEEEALAESYGDIANESRSLDEEIDRALEDSGSASEDLAALKAKMGLNKDANPEGEGEAKDPQ